GACGGGTGTTACGTATTGAAATACGAGCTTCTTCTGCTTCTTTGTTCACTATCTTTGCCAAATCAACTCTGCGCTCCTGAGTTAACTCTGGGAGATTTAGACGAATTGATTCTCCGTCATTCTGAGGATTAATACCGAGTGAAGACATATGAATTGCTTTTTCTATAATGCTTATCGCAGTTTTATCCCAGGGTGTTATAAGGATTTGTCTGGCTTCAGGCACACTCACCGACCCCATATTCTTGATAGGAGTAGGAGTACCAAAATAATCAACCTTTATGTCTTCCACCAATCCTGTATGTGCCCTCCCGGTACGAATCCCTTGCAGGACACCTTTCAAATGCTCCAGTGTTTTCTCGTTTCGTGTTTTAATCTCGCCAAACAAATTCTGAGGCATTAATATCACTCCCTATTTATTTTAGTTCTTATAAAGACTCGTCTGTAACTATTGAACCCACACATTCCCCTTCAAGCAGTAGTTTGCGCAGATTGCCTTTTTTTAATACATCAAAGACGATAATGGGAATTTTATTGTCCTGACACAGGGAAAATGCCGCTGCGTCCATTATTTTAAGCTGTTTCGTTATTGCATCTATATAAGAGATCTTTGCATAACACTTTGCGTCAGGATAAGACTCGGGGTCCTTATTATATATACCATTAACTTTAGTTGCTTTCAAGACACAGTCGGCTCCTACTTCTGAAGCTCTGAGTGCCGCCGTTGTATCTGTTGAAAAATAGGGAGAACCAGTTCCTGCAGCAAATATTACTATTCGTCCCTTCTCCAAATGTCGAATGGCACGCCTTCTTATCACTGTTTCCGCAACCTGTCTCATCTCAATTGCAGATTGAACCCTTGTCGGCTGTCCCATTCTTTCTAGTGTATCTTGAAGTGCAAGAGCGTTTATTACTGTTCCAAGCATACCCATATAGTCCGCTTGAGCACGTTCAATCCCTGTC
The Synergistaceae bacterium DNA segment above includes these coding regions:
- a CDS encoding UMP kinase, which gives rise to MEFKYKRVLLKLSGEILAGDANFGLDYDAINGICEQIVEVAKEGVGIAMVVGGGNIIRGSQATGIERAQADYMGMLGTVINALALQDTLERMGQPTRVQSAIEMRQVAETVIRRRAIRHLEKGRIVIFAAGTGSPYFSTDTTAALRASEVGADCVLKATKVNGIYNKDPESYPDAKCYAKISYIDAITKQLKIMDAAAFSLCQDNKIPIIVFDVLKKGNLRKLLLEGECVGSIVTDESL
- the frr gene encoding ribosome recycling factor codes for the protein MPQNLFGEIKTRNEKTLEHLKGVLQGIRTGRAHTGLVEDIKVDYFGTPTPIKNMGSVSVPEARQILITPWDKTAISIIEKAIHMSSLGINPQNDGESIRLNLPELTQERRVDLAKIVNKEAEEARISIRNTRRDVIESLKKMEKAGDITEDDLKKYQKDVQDHTDSYIEKIDGMASNKEKEIMDI